One stretch of Pontiella desulfatans DNA includes these proteins:
- a CDS encoding tetratricopeptide repeat protein, translating to MADGQIQGNLADSIAMLEQILEVMPQDPEALKALYNAYLKGGHTDRAFDYLGRLVEVTLGGGHPELFAYIGQELPNFEESHPSEVAAQIARLRTLAPVDLPKETTSDATTAKAAPAKSRAETDIGEELALAWRLYEENQLTQEEYSSVLHDLTEVSSKELDVPASVLHVLNDRGFTQMTRIMNYMSNRSGVPPLSLKNFDLDEKAANVLPLGVPVHEGALPFAFFGNDILVGVLNPFNNMLVDKVETESGHRCHTYLVEPEDYDTALGKLREMQAKD from the coding sequence GGTCATGCCTCAGGATCCGGAGGCGCTGAAGGCGCTCTATAACGCCTATCTAAAGGGTGGCCACACGGATCGGGCATTCGATTATCTGGGCCGGCTGGTCGAGGTGACGCTCGGGGGAGGACATCCGGAGCTGTTTGCCTATATTGGCCAGGAACTACCTAATTTCGAAGAGAGCCATCCTTCCGAAGTGGCCGCGCAGATTGCCCGGTTGCGTACGCTCGCGCCGGTGGATCTCCCGAAAGAAACCACATCGGATGCAACAACGGCCAAGGCGGCCCCCGCAAAGTCCAGGGCGGAGACCGACATCGGCGAGGAGTTGGCGCTGGCCTGGCGCCTCTACGAGGAAAACCAACTCACGCAGGAGGAATATTCCAGTGTCCTGCACGACCTTACCGAGGTCTCTTCCAAGGAACTGGATGTGCCGGCAAGCGTTTTGCATGTGCTCAACGACCGGGGGTTCACCCAGATGACCCGGATCATGAACTATATGTCGAACCGCTCCGGTGTGCCGCCGCTCTCCCTAAAAAACTTTGACCTCGATGAAAAGGCCGCAAACGTTTTGCCGTTGGGCGTCCCCGTGCACGAAGGCGCGCTCCCGTTCGCGTTTTTCGGGAACGACATCCTCGTCGGCGTGCTCAACCCGTTCAACAACATGCTGGTGGACAAGGTGGAAACCGAAAGCGGCCACCGCTGCCACACCTATCTGGTCGAGCCGGAAGACTACGACACTGCGCTCGGCAAGCTCCGGGAGATGCAGGCCAAGGATTAG